A genomic region of Raphanus sativus cultivar WK10039 chromosome 6, ASM80110v3, whole genome shotgun sequence contains the following coding sequences:
- the LOC108809771 gene encoding UPF0481 protein At3g47200-like, translating to MHPGMWRYPRNPDLCCIYRVPNRIREVNPEAYTPQLVLIGPLHHSLKSQALNALDRGEDITYTKSMGYLNMEQHKKTYLAEFAARVEGEKTIDRFRRIIKEEEEAIRACYSESTAWIRSPEFVEMVLHDSVFIIEFLLRYLGGAEKKEDPLGLCLGDTVYHDLILLENQLPYFILEELFDPIVPRICRLQTFREVVIWLFDFKGKIGTDSKFRHFTDLFRCVRVETLPEYVGDSKPIEHMYNASKLEIGGINFKAVGEKFSLNVRFENGCLEMSHLMVMDTLENELRNIMALEQCHYVFNAHVCNYVLFLDYLIDTDKDVDLLVEKGIIQNWMGQPALVSQMVNKLSVGILHYKPYYSKTVAEVNEYYRNPVNRSKAVLKRVYFGNLWTGTATIAATFLLVMTLIQTVASIIQVKQN from the exons ATGCATCCAGGGATGTGGCGGTATCCTAGAAATCCCGACCTCTGCTGTATCTACAGAGTCCCAAACCGTATACGTGAAGTAAATCCAGAAGCCTACACGCCTCAGTTAGTCCTTATTGGACCTCTCCACCATTCATTAAAATCTCAAGCTCTCAATGCTCTTGATCGTGGAGAGGATATTACATACACAAAGTCAATGGGTTACTTAAACATGGAACAGCATAAGAAGACTTACTTAGCAGAATTCGCAGCAAGGGTTGAAGGGGAAAAGACCATCGATAGATTCAGAAGAATCAttaaagaagaggaagaggcaATCAGGGCATGCTATTCAGAATCAACGGCATGGATTCGATCTCCAGAGTTCGTGGAGATGGTCCTGCACGACTCTGTTTTCATAATAGAGTTCCTACTGAGGTATTTGGGAGgagcagagaagaaagaagatccTCTCGGTCTATGTCTTGGAGACACAGTCTATCATGATCTCATCTTGCTCGAAAACCAACTTCCTTACTTCATCCTTGAGGAACTCTTCGATCCAATCGTTCCAAGAATCTGCCGGCTCCAAACATTCCGGGAAGTAGTCATCTGGTTATTCGACTTCAAAGGTAAAATCGGAACGGATTCCAAATTTAGACATTTCACTGATCTTTTCAGGTGTGTTCGTGTGGAGACACTTCCTGAGTATGTTGGAGATTCCAAACCCATAGAACATATGTATAATGCAAGTAAGCTAGAAATTGGAGGAATAAATTTCAAGGCCGTAGGAGAGAAGTTCTCGTTGAATGTGAGATTCGAGAATGGTTGTTTAGAGATGTCTCATCTTATGGTTATGGACACACTTGAGAATGAACTGAGAAACATAATGGCTCTTGAGCAATGCCATTATGTTTTCAATGCTCACGTATGTAACTACGTCTTATTCCTAGATTACCTCATTGACACTGATAAAGACGTTGACTTGCTTGTCGAGAAAG GAATCATACAAAACTGGATGGGGCAACCCGCATTAGTCTCCCAGATGGTGAACAAGCTCAGCGTGGGCATCTTACACTATAAACCTTACTATTCTAAAACAGTGGCTGAAGTCAACGAGTACTATAGAAACCCGGTGAATAGGTCAAAGGCCGTCCTCAAGCGTGTGTATTTTGGTAACCTGTGGACAGGAACAGCCACCATCGCCGCTACATTTCTATTGGTGATGACACTTATCCAGACTGTGGCATCGATCATTCAGGTTAAGCAGAACTAA